TCAAACGCgtaggtcaaaatttgaaaaaataaaaaaatttcaaaattattttttcaacaaagtttttttcaacttccaaaagcagggatgtctagccaatgggattggctaaagctaacggctaaagctaaaaaaatttagtgcTTTGGCTAAGCTAACGGCTATTGGCTAATGTCTCTTCATTGgctggctattggctggctattagctggctaattttatgattttttaaaaatcgagtgaccCCTCTAAATACTCCTCTAAATGAGCACATTCCCATTATAGATATTATTTATAGTTTTAGGAAATGATTATTATTTCACAAACGTGAATCACAATTATTCGCATTCACTCATTATTTGATTATATTCATAAActgatttttcactaattttctgGAACACAacgatcattgaaaaaaattcagaaaaaaaaaccggaacCGCCAATGTCAAACtacttttttggtcttttgcttttgattttattacgaattttaaaattttaattttttttacccacagGAAACCCATTTCCTCacctaattattttcaattttagccaatcatttttagccaaaatcaattggctaaagctggctaatggctaaattttttcttgattggctggctaatggctaaacgtcaaaaattcaataagctaacggctaatggctaatggctattggctagctagacatccctgtccaaaagtacatttttcagaTGATGATAATGGTAACATTGTTCAATTTCCTGGATCTGGACCAATTAAAATACTGAAATCTTATCATATTTTCAAACTCGACGCTGATTGGTTCGAAAAAACGAGTGAGGACCGAATGGCGAATGAGCTTCGCGAATACGAATCAAAGTTGTAAGTTGGCAACACTGAATACCCCGCAagcatttttttggattcaaggAAGATTGGCGGTATGGTTTTGTCATCCAtgattgttttacttttttcttttcaattttcttctgaAGATTTCCATAGCTTTCGTTTTATATTTAGCAGATGTTTTTCGATGAAtaccagaaatgaaaattgtgatttgTTTTAATCGCGTTTAAAGTCGTTATTTCGAAAGCACCAGAGTTATTTCTGTGAAGGTGTGCTTATTAATTGCTGAGCtcgagaattttaaaaagtaagtgTAGTCTGATGAACATTGCATCAccgaatattatatttttcattatcgAATATTATCGAGCGTTGAAGCATGATGCTTCAAGTTCTCGTTTTAAAGCGATATTCTCTCGTTTTTCATTTATCCTAGCATAATTTGCGTATTCGCATCGTATAATAATTGTGTTTCCGTTCTTACCGGCGTCCTTTCTTACGACTACGTTTCCTGTTGTATAGGAATAATGGAGGATAATTGGGACTCAAACGACGGTACTACCTGGGAACCGAAACAGAAAGAGCAGAAAACAATATATTCTCAGTCATTTTCGCGTGGCGGAGGTTCCGGTGGTGGTCGTGGCGGTCAGCGGAATTTTAGAGACCGTAATGACCGTCCTAATCGGCGCGACGATCAGGATGGCGGCTTTGGGGCTCAAAGCGACAACGGAGGTCGCCCCAGCTACGGTAGAAGTAACTACGATCGCGGTGGCGGAAACCGAAACCGGTATCAGCGTGATGAGCACGATCATCGCGATAATTCGGAGCAAGATTCCGGCTCCACGAAAGTGATCCACGTGAATACCTCGTGTGTGGGTAAAATTATCGGTAAAGGTGGTTCCAACATAAGGAATTTATCTCAAGAGACTGGAGCTAGAATCAACGTAAGGCATACTTTGTTGCATTAGTATTTAAATTTGGTCGATTCtgtgtttgtattttataacggtaattattttttatccaTCACAGGTGAATCGTGAAAATCGTGGCGAAACCACCGAAGTAACGTTGTCTGGTTCCGAAGAACAGATCGCTCTGGCCGAGCAGAAAATCAACGAAATCGCTAACGACACTTCGTCTTCGTTTTCTAGACCGTTTGAACGAAGAGATAATAACTCCTCGACGTTTGAACGTAGAGATAATAACTCGTCGTTCGAACGCAACgataatttcaataattcaagATCGTACGACAACTCGCGATCTTTCGAACGTCAAGATTACAATCGTTCGGATAATTTTAAACAATCCGGTGGTCGAAACGATAGATACAACTCGAACTATTCGCAAGACAGAAGCGGTCCTCCTCCAAGATTTTCTGACCGACCTTCTTACTCGGATTCTACACAGAACAGTTACCGAAGTCAGCCTCAACAAAGTCAGGAACCCGAAACGGACCCCAACTTTAAACCAATCGATTGGAGCGCAGTTTACGATGAATCGGTTTGTATAATATCATATCTTGATTGTGGTTTGAACGATTGAACAACATGTTGAACTAATTCCGAGTTGATTGCAGGATAAGAAAGCTGCTGCTTATTTGGCTGCCCTACCACCAATTGTTAAGGATTTTTATGTCGAAGACCCTGAGGTTGCGAATATGTCTCCGTTAGAAGTTTCCGAATtcaggtataattttttcataacccGAATTGCTTTACCGAGATACTTTTatactaaaatttgaatatcATTTCTTGtagattgaaaaacatgaatatATCGGTATCTCGCGAGTTCGCCGAAAAAGACGAAGAAATAATACCGATTCCAAATCCAGTCAAAACTTTCGAGCAAGCTTTCAGCccatttcctgaaattttgaaaactatttacGACCAAGAGTTCACCGTACCATCTCCAATTCAGTCCCAAGCTTGGCCCATCATTTTAAGCGGTCAAGATATGATCGGCATTGCCCAGACGGGAACTGGTTAGTGTTGGCTTTTTATTCTCGTTTATTTAgtaatcctaatttttttttgactaaacATTGTATTGTTTTTCAGGCAAAACGCTAGCTTTTCTATTGCCTGCTTTAATTCATATAGAAGGTCAACCGACACCTCGTGCTCAACGTAATGGGCCTACTGTGGTTTGTTTGAGTCCGACTCGCGAGTTAGCTTTGCAAATCGAGAAAGAAATTAATAAATATAGTTATCGTGACATTAAATGGTAGGTGAATTCGTCTGAAGCTAGAAATTCATGCGTAGATTGGTATTTTTGGTGCTAATTAGAATCTGTTCTTTCAGCGTTTGTGTTTACGGCGGTGGTGACCGTAAAAAACAGATCAAATGGTTGAAAGAAGACAGACCGGAAATAATCGTTGCGACTCCAGGACGACTCGATGATCTATTGCAATCTGGTAATTGTCTTTCTCTACTTTAATAACATTCATCTGGTTTATTGTTTGGTTACCAACGAAGttctaattcaattttcttcatttccaGACATTATTAAATTCGATTCCGTCTCGTACGTGGTTTTGGACGAAGCTGACAAAATGTTGGAGATGGGCTTCGAATGTCAGATCAGAAAGATCCTCATTGGTATAAGATCTGACCGACAATCTATTATGACTAGGTGCATTTTTATTCCCGATTCATGCTTTTTATTGATCTCCTCGTTTTCATCCAGAGTCGATATTTGAATACCTGATTATTTTGTTACAGTGCCACGTGGCCTGCGGACGTGAGACGATTAGCTTCTCAATACAGTGTGAATCCTATCCAAGTGGTAGTCGGCTCTTTGGACTTGACAGCCGTTCATTCCGTTACTCAACACATTGAAATTCTCGACGAAGAAGAGAAAAGAGAACGTGTAAGTGTGACTCAAATGAACTGACCGTTTTTCGTGTGAAATTTCACCACGTCTATTGAActgatatttttctttttaacgCAGCTCGATGAATTTTTGCGAAATATGGGACCTGACGACAAAGTTATTGTATTCTGCGGAAAGAAATCCGTCACAGATGATATTTCTTCGAATTTAATCCTGTGCGGTGTCCAATGCCAAAGCTTACACGGTGATAGAGAGCAAGTTGATCGAGAACAAGCCCTCAATGATTTAAAAACCGGTGCTGTGCGTATCCTAATCGCGACTGATGTCGCTGCTCGAGGATTAGATATTGCCGACATTACGTGAGTATTGTAATAGGTTCTTATAACCCTCAAACTAgcgagatttttaatttctgaataATTAATCGTTTGCAGTCACGTCTTTAACTACGACTTCCCGAAAAATATCGAAGAATATGTGCATAGAATCGGTCGTACGGGCAGGGCCGGACGAAGTGGAGAGTCGGTTTCGTTGTTTACTCGAAAAGATTGGGCCAATGCGGCggatttgattaaaattttggaagaagccaatcaggtaatttttttactcgtcgaTTACGAAATTATCGTTGATAGATTGGTACTAATGTATGTATCATTTGCAGGGTGTTCCTGAAGAACTTTTCGGTATGGCTGAGCGATTCGCAGCCAGAGTGAAACGAGATGGACCTGGAGGATTCCGCGGTCGTGGCGGCGGTAGAGGTCGTGGTGGTGGCCGTGGCCGAGGaggcggcggtggcggcggtgGATTCAACCGTTATTAATTCTAAGAATATCGAATGAGAActgattttaagaattttttcgttgggaagatttttttttattaattttgtaatGAGCTATACTACTCCGGAAATTTCGAATATGTTGAAGAGACATTGTTTACGTTAAGTAAGTGAGTTGTTATTAATTCTTCTCAAAAACGAAATGAACCTCGAATTCACCTATTCGGAAGTTTGTTTATTGTTTGTTATTTGTTCTCtcgttttgaaatcatttcattgttttttttttatatatatattatatattatgtttctttcatttatttttattatataatttgtttgatttttaatatatTAGTTGGAACCTTgatattgttttgttttcaccAACACTGTATTTTGTACTAcgcgaatgaatgaataaattgtTCCCATATTAACCTTATTTGATCGAGAGTGGTGGaatgttttgtttcattttctgagAATCTGATCTTAGTGTTGTATCATTATTCGCTCCGAATTCTGCGGAATATATCGTTGAAGTACTTCATTACAGTCCTGATGTTCTAAAGTTTGAATACGAAGCTAAAATATTGACCATTCTAAGTTCGACCGAAGAGTTGGAAGTATCATGGAAAATGATGCATTATGAAATCTCTATTTGAATAGTTTAATTTGGGTTTGAGTCAGCATAATATTTCGAATGACCCccccttttccaaaaatttggaagTTCCTACTCCGAAATTCAAAATGGAGAAGAAGAACCGAACAATTTCGAGAATACCCGAAATGTTTACTCCTTTACCAGAAATTAGACGCTAactaacaacaacaacaattgataagtaccttacctacttgaaaataaaattcgattgatttttttcaacatttgaagtACTGTTCGCTTGTATCTAATGAATTATTCCTCTTTAGTAATAATTAAGTATTCATCTTGTATTTCTGAGCAGAATTACccgaaaatatgaaaactcCACCGTAAGTAAAACAAAATCCAACTGTGTACAATTTTCCACAGCTACATTattgtaatcaattttcactcatttgtATAGACCGAAAACTCGTATAAACTATACGAGCGAAGAAAAAGCAATCCTTAAACACTTGATCGTCAAACAGAAAGTAGTCTTGTCTAAAAAAACCGACTGCACCTCCAGACACGCGAAGAAAAAAGCATGGGAAACAATCGCAGCTGAATTCTCATCGACGAAAGGTTGCTCGAAGGTAATAAATGCTCTTGTTTTCGTATCGGAATTGCGAATATCATAATACTTTTGATGCAGAGAACGCCGGCTCAGTTGGTAAAGCTGTGGGATAATATGAAATTCGTgtcgagaaaaaattccaagatcAAGAACGCAGAGCTCGGTGGCACCGACAACAACGACAACGTGAAAGAAATCCTCGAGCAGAACGTAGATACCGGTACGATTTCGAATAATGTTTCGGATACCGTTGATATCGACTCGAAAAATACGTACGATTGCGGTACGCTTTATTTTCTGGGACGTTTGAATACCGAAGGAGCTCACTTTATGACTGAATCGTGTTCCAATGAGAATTCAAACGAAGCTAACGAATCAGACCATGGTGAGGATGAAGTTGATACTGTGATTGTAGGCGATTCGTACGATATTTTTGCTTCCGAATTGAACGGGGACGAAAAAAACGAAGATATTGAAAATATAAGACTAatcgaagaattgaaaaatgtacggACTGATGCTGCCAATAGAGGAAAACGAATTGAGGTAATGAAATATAATAATGTATTCATTGTTGTTGGGTAAATAAATTCCATCGTGTTTAATATTCGTACTTCATTTTAGGATTCGGAAGCAAGGAGTGAGAAacggaaagaaaaaaacacaaatatcACGTACGCCGATTTACTTCAGTATAAGAAACAAACGATGGAAAAATCATCTGAAATTAGAAAAGCTTTGTATAATGCTAAACTTGATGCGTTGAAAGCTAAAGAAAATGCACATAAGATGAAAGCTGCGTATTACGAATATAAAATGAAGAAACGTAAGAAATCAAAACAACTGATTAGATTCATTTTCTGTCCATAACATTGCATTTAACACGTGTATTGATTTTGTTTATAGTTCGTAATTTCTCGATCATGATGCATCATTATTTATCGCTTTGAATACGTTCCTTTTTGCTGCCGATTCTTTCAACGAAGTCGCTGTCCATCAACCCAAATgaagtaattaattttattttatttactcgaGTTTTCAATTGGAAATGGTACGAGTATttagatgaaaatgaaacgatgagtttatttttaacATTGGTGCTAATGCACGAATTACGATTATTTCAGAATACTGGATATTGGTTCCGATTACATACGTCATGTCGATGAAGTGTGATTTTCCTAAGTCATTACCAATGAGGATCGGTACTGTTCTTTGGGACAATTGATGGTGATAGTTACTAAGGCTAAGAATGCCTGATCaattgtatttcattttttgttcaatttagaCATAAGTTGTTTTTTGTATTAGTGAATGATGCTCATTGATAATTATATTGATTGATTGTAAAAACTAGTTAGTATTGGAAAATACTTTTTACTAATGCTTTGGTTAGTATTCGTTCttcagctaaaaaaaatcagtgtgtGTCTCTAACGTAGATCGTCGAATGTTATTTGAGGAAGTTCAGTGACgaggttttaattttattcatttgtaaattttgaatgtcAAATACTCGGTTTTGATCGCTTTAATTCTCAAATGATTTCGTAagaaaatttagcaaaattgagATACGAAGTTCGAATGTCATCGTTGAGCCTTCGAAGTACTTTTTCTAGGTTTTTATGATCTTCGATAGATTTTAATGGTTTGGACCCACAGGAGATAGCTATTTAATGATGAAGAATGAAAGTTACAAAAGAGAAAtgttggttactaaaagttactttttccgagttttttcacaaatttcctttttcccccaaaaaatgttatccaaaattctttggaaaaaaatgtttttatttaaatggcatcgctgctttttcagcgttacaaattttattttctcagcTTTGATGATTTTCCTTTTGAAATGTACTCAGGGATTTTCTAATCTCGACAGGTATTATTATTCtgaatttctcgatggtttttagtggattttctcctgttttgattgattgattattacatcttgaattttggtggtgatttttttccaaaataatttttccatgattttgctctgaattttgatgattttttttcgcctgaattagtgtcgaattttatcaccttgaattctcatgatttgtttataaaaatttcccctccagcttgtgtgattttattgcttaAATTGTCGGGATTTCTGCTTATTTCGGTTcaatggtattttttgaatttttgaatttttttcttcgtcgatttggggagttttttttttgaatctttgtagatttttccctattctgacgggtatgatttttttgaattttcgccaGTTCtctttttcacagtttttcgatgattttctaggaattctcattttttttctatttttaaattttggccaagtttctccagttttgacagactttttttcaactttgaactttcacaaTTCTATTGTTTTGTTCTAgattgtggtcatttttttgcataaattttgaccgcatttttttaattttaagttcttttttttgagtttcgtgCTTTAAGaaaacgagtgatttttttgctcacatctttgtggaattgtgatttttcttcttccaaaaatcatgatttcctttaaattttgatcttttttttcgagaagggaggcaagctttttcaagatttgatgtctttgttttttttttattttcacctgtgatttttttcaagtttttaaattttgacaaaactctgttttttggtTCGTTTTGAATTTCGCTCTCGAGTTTTATTCTTTGGGACTTATgcttttgatttattaaaagaagATCACAAAGAggtttttttacattattttttgactatttttttctctccagaaCTTGATCTTTGCTCTGCttcctgttttggtcattttctctcaatttcaataattttatcgcctttttccattttttttttttgaatcgtgtcAGAGTTTtgatggaggattttttttctttttgaagcgatgttcatttttttttgtattcgaatttttaaaatcttttttccaaatttggattgcAATCACCATCCCTCCTCCCCCGCCGCCCTTCCCTGCtgattttaataagtttccTGTTCTCTGTTCTAAAATAATTCTtcttatttatggaattttcttACAAATTACTGTGTATTATTTCTCAGCAgccgaataattttttttcatcaaatcctCCTCGCTCATGTCAACATTTCTGCTATTttacaattggtatttttgtgtttgattttttgagctgattttgaataaaagaataaattttgccCCTCCCTGTTTCGAAAGACTTCTTCCTCtcctttcaattttgcaattttttcagtagtttaACACATTTTCGATTATGTTTCaagaatccaatatttttttcatgctttattctttttgcattttgatctaCAAGTAGTTTGCTTtcgaaatgttgataattatctattttgagcttttgctatttttttttttttcaaaaatggtttttattcgaatttcgatgctttttttttttttttgaaaaaactgctatcaaaattttcgttgcgttttgttttgttttttgcaatcTAAAATAAAATGCAATGTTTTTGTATGCATTAAAGTTTTTTAGTGGCCACcttttttttaccttaattggttactttttccggCTCTTTTAgctactaaagttactttttttgagaaaaatttgagtaaaatttttgagaaactcCAACGTTATATTGAAATGTgagaaattgcaaatttttttcaaagtctggGAGATATAATTTTAAGAATCCCTCATgaaatcgcaatttttgatgacctctttaaaagttgaacaaaattatttgacaagtctgaagttcttttttttgaggtcattgactcgtctgtctgccctcttaaggtcactgacctacctatcTAGCCTCTCCTGggtgtctggcttcttaaggtcactgactcGTTTGTCTATGTCTTCTCAAGGTTATTGACCTATCTGCccggtctctcaaggtcatcagTATGATTCActttcttaaggtcattgacctgtctgtcgtacctctcaaggtcgtctgtataACTGTTTGGTCTTTCGAGATTGCCTGATTGCATGTTTAacctctcaaggtcgtatgCCAGCCTGTCTaatctctcaaggtcattgacctgtatcACTGGTctcttgaggtcactgacctacctgtacGGCCTCTCATGGTGGTCCGTCTGTATGCCTTTCTGACCTCTTGAGGTTGTCCGTCTAATTTTTTGGGGTCATTGACCTCCCTGCTTGGACTTTTAAGGTCACTGACTCATGTGAcatgaatcaaaaatttataaagattttttaaaacatgtgaCCTACTAATgtcagaaaaagaaaatcatttaatttttttcttgaattttcaaaaaattcaaattattttattctaatttttaaaaaatctgacatTATGTCAGAAACTAAATCTGAAACCCGGTTAGCCCATCTAGACCATCCTTCCACAAAAGTCAAATCACTCCAGAAGGGGTTGTAGCTTGTAATCAACATTGGCTGCTAAAAATTTTATCCCACCATAAGTTTAATACTTTCGAATCGATTAAGACGAACGATCACAAATTCGAGgtaacgagttgaaaaatctcaaattcgaaaaagaaaGTTCAAAGATTGTTAATTTTTGCAATAGATTACTCAGCCTCCGATTTGGTTGAGCACCCGAATCGATGGTCATAATTTTCCAGCCaatctagagcctccagtaaaatctggatttttttcagtcatttttcaattcgatctAGATGTTTGTCTACTTCGGCTGCTAATAATTTAGTTCCTAGATCAGGGAGACATGCTTTGATCATTACTCTTCCCT
The sequence above is a segment of the Planococcus citri chromosome 3, ihPlaCitr1.1, whole genome shotgun sequence genome. Coding sequences within it:
- the LOC135839141 gene encoding myb/SANT-like DNA-binding domain-containing protein 3; its protein translation is MKTPPPKTRINYTSEEKAILKHLIVKQKVVLSKKTDCTSRHAKKKAWETIAAEFSSTKGCSKRTPAQLVKLWDNMKFVSRKNSKIKNAELGGTDNNDNVKEILEQNVDTGTISNNVSDTVDIDSKNTYDCGTLYFLGRLNTEGAHFMTESCSNENSNEANESDHGEDEVDTVIVGDSYDIFASELNGDEKNEDIENIRLIEELKNVRTDAANRGKRIEDSEARSEKRKEKNTNITYADLLQYKKQTMEKSSEIRKALYNAKLDALKAKENAHKMKAAYYEYKMKKLRNFSIMMHHYLSL
- the LOC135839139 gene encoding probable ATP-dependent RNA helicase DDX43, yielding MEDNWDSNDGTTWEPKQKEQKTIYSQSFSRGGGSGGGRGGQRNFRDRNDRPNRRDDQDGGFGAQSDNGGRPSYGRSNYDRGGGNRNRYQRDEHDHRDNSEQDSGSTKVIHVNTSCVGKIIGKGGSNIRNLSQETGARINVNRENRGETTEVTLSGSEEQIALAEQKINEIANDTSSSFSRPFERRDNNSSTFERRDNNSSFERNDNFNNSRSYDNSRSFERQDYNRSDNFKQSGGRNDRYNSNYSQDRSGPPPRFSDRPSYSDSTQNSYRSQPQQSQEPETDPNFKPIDWSAVYDESDKKAAAYLAALPPIVKDFYVEDPEVANMSPLEVSEFRLKNMNISVSREFAEKDEEIIPIPNPVKTFEQAFSPFPEILKTIYDQEFTVPSPIQSQAWPIILSGQDMIGIAQTGTGKTLAFLLPALIHIEGQPTPRAQRNGPTVVCLSPTRELALQIEKEINKYSYRDIKCVCVYGGGDRKKQIKWLKEDRPEIIVATPGRLDDLLQSDIIKFDSVSYVVLDEADKMLEMGFECQIRKILIGIRSDRQSIMTSATWPADVRRLASQYSVNPIQVVVGSLDLTAVHSVTQHIEILDEEEKRERLDEFLRNMGPDDKVIVFCGKKSVTDDISSNLILCGVQCQSLHGDREQVDREQALNDLKTGAVRILIATDVAARGLDIADITHVFNYDFPKNIEEYVHRIGRTGRAGRSGESVSLFTRKDWANAADLIKILEEANQGVPEELFGMAERFAARVKRDGPGGFRGRGGGRGRGGGRGRGGGGGGGGFNRY